One segment of Solanum stenotomum isolate F172 chromosome 1, ASM1918654v1, whole genome shotgun sequence DNA contains the following:
- the LOC125869632 gene encoding pentatricopeptide repeat-containing protein At5g18950: MARPPFFVTSLCTRQNVSSPIRNLSIAGSNGGVEGEVATQNADRSSLVNHQSEQQSFAEIAKDVCKVIRTRPRWEQILLSDFPTVNFTDPRFYTEVLKAQKNVMLSLRFHFWLSSQNGFSRDQFSDEVIFSGLVQAKAASAAKCFRQNMNFVPQPSCLEAYIQCLCENGLIEDALDVFTELRGVGHCPSLRIWNSALSDSVRAGRTDIVWKLYEDMTESGVVADVDTIGHLIQAFCVENNFPEGHQLLRQVLEAGHAPSSVAFNKLIYGSCKNRDYFRLSSLLHSMIATNCSVDIFTYQHVIQGLCETRKMREAFRIFNDLKNRGYAPDMVMYTTMINGLCKMKSVGDARKLWFEMIQKGFNPNEYTYNTLIHGYLTTNRLNEAESLYKEMCDKGYGETTVTYNTMIHGLCLYGRVGEAYNLFNKMAENGVTHDVVTYTSLIQGFCKNGKIAEGLQFLYELLKQGLQPSPASYTVLIEKLCEIGHVSEAKSLWNDMQDRGVKPATSTYDSIILGLIKQGYVTEGLDWLSSMMKSRFRPRRKTFEELIYHLSQADKLDESLSILVYMLRLGHVVREKIFCSLVNKLCKDNSHHIEMQMRYIV, from the coding sequence ATGGCTAGACCTCCATTTTTTGTAACAAGCTTGTGCACTCGCCAAAACGTTAGTTCCCCAATCCGTAACCTAAGTATTGCTGGAAGTAATGGTGGGGTTGAAGGTGAAGTTGCTACACAAAACGCAGATCGATCAAGTTTAGTAAATCATCAAAGTGAGCAACAGAGCTTTGCTGAAATAGCTAAAGATGTTTGCAAAGTCATCCGGACACGACCCAGATGGGAACAAATATTGTTATCTGATTTCCCCACTGTTAATTTTACTGATCCAAGATTCTATACTGAGGTTCTGAAGGCACAAAAAAATGTTATGTTGTCGCTTCGGTTTCATTTTTGGCTTAGTTCTCAAAATGGTTTTTCGAGGGATCAGTTCTCTGATGAAGTCATATTTAGTGGGCTTGTACAAGCCAAGGCAGCCAGTGCAGCCAAATGTTTTCGGCAAAATATGAACTTTGTGCCTCAACCTAGTTGTTTGGAGGCCTACATTCAGTGTCTTTGTGAAAATGGATTGATTGAGGATGCCCTCGACGTGTTTACTGAATTGAGAGGTGTTGGCCACTGCCCATCATTGAGAATTTGGAATTCAGCCCTTTCAGATTCTGTCCGAGCTGGAAGAACTGACATTGTCTGGAAATTGTACGAGGATATGACAGAATCTGGTGTTGTAGCAGATGTAGATACGATTGGGCACTTGATTCAAGCATTTTGTGTGGAGAACAATTTTCCAGAAGGTCATCAACTTCTTCGACAGGTTTTGGAAGCTGGGCATGCCCCTAGTAGTGTTGCTTTTAATAAATTGATTTATGGATCATGTAAGAACAGAGATTACTTTAGACTGTCATCTCTTCTCCATTCAATGATTGCAACTAATTGTTCTGTTGATATATTCACTTATCAGCATGTTATTCAGGGACTATGTGAAACAAGAAAGATGCGTGAAGCTTTTAGGATATTTAATGATCTAAAGAATAGAGGCTATGCTCCGGATATGGTTATGTATACAACAATGATTAATGGTCTCTGTAAAATGAAATCGGTTGGAGATGCCCGGAAATTATGGTTTGAGATGATTCAAAAGGGATTCAATCCCAATGAATACACATATAACACACTCATCCATGGGTATTTAACAACTAACCGTCTAAATGAAGCTGAAAGTCTTTATAAGGAAATGTGTGATAAAGGATATGGAGAGACCACAGTGACATATAATACCATGATTCACGGGCTGTGTCTTTATGGAAGAGTAGGAGAAGCTTACAACTTGTTCAATAAAATGGCTGAGAATGGTGTTACTCATGATGTGGTCACATACACTTCTCTTATTCAGGGTTTCTGCAAGAATGGGAAGATAGCTGAAGGTCTTCAGTTTTTATATGAACTGTTAAAGCAGGGGCTGCAACCATCACCTGCTTCTTATACAGTGTTAATTGAGAAACTTTGTGAGATTGGCCATGTTTCGGAGGCGAAATCATTGTGGAACGATATGCAAGATAGAGGTGTCAAACCAGCAACATCGACTTATGATTCTATCATACTTGGATTAATCAAGCAGGGATATGTAACAGAGGGGCTAGATTGGTTGAGCAGTATGATGAAGAGTAGGTTCAGACCAAGGAGAAAAACTTTTGAGGAACTGATTTATCATCTTTCTCAAGCAGATAAGTTGGATGAGTCTTTATCCATTTTAGTTTACATGCTTAGGCTAGGTCATGTTGTCAGAGAAAAAATTTTCTGTTCTCTAGTAAATAAACTTTGCAAAGATAATTCCCACCATATTGAGATGCAAATGAGATATATTGTCTGA
- the LOC125869883 gene encoding protein ABCI12, chloroplastic: MYANFLHNYPTLTPTLSSIHAFTPKNHFTPNLRTEPLFLHLQPKKSRVIINCAANSDGVKGAVNWAEILDKWSPKKFLGADKLFRAISGATSSPIAQYIPAPFTFVHSVDPRIKLAWLFTLVILPAKSNVVIRLSLVAYLAILSILVQPSQVWKDQLGRVTLLSGILFIMLGLSTDSAPSLISSRAPPPSMMGLPSFPASLEGYKYVILKLGPLQLTRKGLSTATTSACLTFTIFQSASVFLSTTTPEQIAFALRWFISPLANLGVPVAEVILTLLLSLRFINLVFDEVRNVALGIVSRRINWQQMTMLETIDVFFTYIRRIFRNIFVHAEQISQAMIVRGFRGDSTTHKIFLSADSSSGVANYISISCLFGLIALVTLPKYLIQ; the protein is encoded by the exons ATGTATGCTAATTTCCTCCACAACTACCCAACTCTAACGCCAACACTTTCTTCAATCCATGCCTTCACACCTAAGAATCACTTCACTCCAAATCTAAGAACAGAGCCCCTTTTCTTGCATcttcaaccaaaaaaatcaaGAGTCATTATCAATTGTGCAGCAAATAGTGATGGTGTTAAGGGTGCAGTGAACTGGGCAGAAATTCTTGATAAATGGTCACCAAAAAAGTTTCTTGGAGCTGATAAACTATTTAGAGCTATATCTGGAGCAACTTCTAGCCCCATTGCACAGTACATACCTGCTCCATTCACTTTTGTGCACTCTGTTGATCCAAGAATCAAATTG GCATGGCTCTTTACTCTGGTTATTTTACCGGCAAAATCAAATGTAGTCATACGTTTGTCATTGGTTGCGTACTTAGCTATACTATCTATTTTGGTCCAGCCTTCACAAGTGTGGAAG GATCAACTCGGGAGAGTCACACTGCTGTCCGGGATCTTATTTATAATGTTGGGCCTAAGCACTGATAGTGCACCTTCCCTCATCTCTTCAAGAGCTCCCCCACCTTCAATGATGGGATTACCATCTTTTCCTGCATCTTTGGAAGGTTATAAATATGTAATCTTGAAGCTGGGGCCATTACAACTCACCAGAAAAGGCTTATCAACCGCTACTACATCAGCATGTTTAACCTTCACT ATCTTCCAAAGTGCAAGTGTATTCCTATCAACCACAACACCGGAGCAGATAGCTTTTGCCTTGCGGTGGTTTATATCCCCTTTGGCCAACCTTGGTGTCCCTGTTGCTGAAGTTATCCTTACTCTCCTGCTCTCCTTGAGATTTATCAATCTTGTGTTTGATGAG GTCCGAAATGTTGCTCTTGGTATTGTATCTCGTAGGATTAATTGGCAGCAGATGACAATGTTGGAGACGATAGATG TTTTCTTCACATATATTCGTCGGATATTCAGAAATATTTTTGTTCATGCAGAGCAGATATCTCAG GCAATGATTGTTAGAGGTTTTCGAGGGGACAGCACCACTCACAAAATATTCTTGTCTGCAGACTCATCTAGTGGAGTTGCAAATTATATTTCCATATCATGCCTTTTTGGTCTAATAGCCTTAGTCACTTTGCCTAAGTACCTTATACAATAA
- the LOC125869798 gene encoding glutamine synthetase, chloroplastic: MAQILAPSAQWQMRMTKSSTDASPLTSKMWSSVVLKQNKRLAVKSSAKFRVFALQSDNGTVNRMEQLLNLDVTPYTDKIIAEYIWIGGTGIDMRSKSRTISKPVKDASELPKWNYDGSSTGQAPGEDSEVILYPQAIFKDPFRGGNNILVICDAYTPAGEPIPTNKRHKAAQIFSDPKVVSQVPWFGIEQEYTLLQPNVNWPLGWPVGGYPGPQGPYYCGAGAEKSFGRDISDAHYKACLYAGINISGTNGEVMPGQWEFQVGPSVGIEGGDHIWCARYLLERITEQAGVVLSLDPKPIEGDWNGAGCHTNYSTLSMREEGGFEVIKKAILNLSLRHKEHISAYGEGNERRLTGKHETASIDQFSWGVANRGCSIRVGRDTEKEGKGYLEDRRPASNMDPYVVTALLAETTILWEPTLEAEALAAQKISLKV, encoded by the exons ATGGCTCAGATTCTGGCTCCATCTGCACAATGGCAGATGAGAATGACAAAGAGCTCAACAGATGCTAGTCCCTTGACTTCAAAGATGTGGAGCTCTGTGGTGCTGAAGCAGAACAAAAGACTTGCTGTTAAAAGCTCTGCCAAATTTAGAGTTTTTGCCCTCCAGTCTGACAATGGCACCGTGAACAGAATGGAACAGCTGCTAAACTTGGACGTAACTCCATACACTGATAAGATCATTGCTGAATATATTTG GATCGGGGGGACTGGAATTGACATGCGCAGTAAATCAAGG ACTATTTCAAAACCAGTCAAGGATGCTTCTGAGCTCCCAAAGTGGAACTACGATGGATCAAGTACTGGACAAGCACCTGGAGAAGACAGTGAAGTCATTCTATA TCCTCAGGCAATATTCAAAGACCCTTTCCGTGGTGGTAACAACATCTTG GTTATCTGTGATGCCTACACACCAGCTGGAGAGCCAATTCCTACAAACAAACGCCATAAAGCTGCTCAAATTTTTAGCGACCCAAAAGTTGTATCTCAAGTTccatg GTTTGGAATAGAACAAGAGTACACCTTACTCCAGCCAAATGTAAACTGGCCCTTAGGTTGGCCTGTTGGAGGCTACCCTGGACCTCAG GGTCCTTACTACTGTGGTGCTGGAGCAGAAAAGTCATTTGGCCGAGATATATCAGATGCTCACTACAAGGCTTGCCTGTATGCTGGAATTAACATTAGTGGTACTAACGGAGAGGTTATGCCAGGACAG TGGGAATTTCAAGTAGGTCCTAGTGTTGGAATTGAAGGTGGAGATCATATCTGGTGTGCTAGATACCTCCTCGAG AGAATTACTGAACAAGCAGGAGTTGTCCTCTCACTCGATCCAAAACCAATTGAG GGTGACTGGAACGGTGCAGGATGCCACACTAACTACAG TACACTGAGTATGAGAGAAGAGGGAGGCTTTGAAGTGATAAAGAAAGCAATTCTTAATCTATCCCTTCGCCACAAGGAACATATAAGTGCTTATGGAGAAGGAAATGAGAGAAGGTTGACCGGAAAGCATGAAACTGCTAGTATTGACCAATTTTCATGG GGAGTTGCTAACCGTGGTTGCTCAATCCGTGTGGGGCGTGACACTGAGAAGGAAGGCAAGG GTTATTTGGAAGACCGCCGCCCAGCTTCAAACATGGACCCCTATGTTGTGACCGCATTACTTGCCGAAACTACTATACTGTGGGAGCCAACCCTTGAGGCTGAAGCTCTTGCTGCCCAAAAGATCTCATTGAAGGTTTAG
- the LOC125870127 gene encoding membrane protein PM19L, whose amino-acid sequence MASGAGKSAAFMLLVLNVFLYFIVAVISGWAVNHAIERSEATASSLSIPAKIFPIYFPFGNMATGFLIIFSLIAGVVGFISSLTGIHNVIQWNAPNLHAAASSSLTTWLLTLLAMGLACKEINKGWSDSNLRTLETMLVILGGTQMFCTVAIHAGIEDVITREV is encoded by the exons ATGGCTTCAGGGGCAGGCAAATCAGCAGCCTTTATGCTTTTGGTCCTTAATGTTTTCCTTTACTTCATTGTTGCTGTAATTTCTGGCTGGGCTGTCAATCATGCCATAGAGAGATCCGAAGCAACAG CATCAAGTCTGTCAATCCCAGCTAAGATCTTTCCTATATACTTTCCTTTTGGGAATATGGCAACTGGTTTTCTCATCATATTTTCACTTATTGCTGGAGTTGTGGGCTTCATTTCCTCACTCACTGGAATTCACAATGTGATACAATGGAATGCACCAAATTTACATGCAGCTGCTTCCTCTTCTCTCACCACTTGGCTACTCACTTTACTTGCTATGGG GTTGGCTTGTAAGGAGATTAATAAGGGGTGGAGTGACTCAAACTTG AGGACCTTGGAGACCATGTTGGTAATATTAGGTGGTACACAAATGTTTTGCACTGTTGCAATTCATGCTGGAATTGAAGATGTTATTACACGAGAGGTTTAA